Proteins from a genomic interval of Arachis hypogaea cultivar Tifrunner chromosome 10, arahy.Tifrunner.gnm2.J5K5, whole genome shotgun sequence:
- the LOC112718451 gene encoding G-type lectin S-receptor-like serine/threonine-protein kinase At1g11330 encodes MKISANRISGKKVNITSWRTPHDPSTGDFSVSLERLSIPEAFIWRGESQPHWRSGPWNGQIFIGIPDMTANYIDGFYMSGKDEESNGTYYLSYSYVNHNLRMFALGADGNLNEYYWDYSKKQWSMMWSVINTECGVYGKCGVFASCDPKTSPICTCLRGYVPRNAEEWNKQNWSSGCVRKTPVQCESEKVIKNNSSDESVAVEDGFVKLQNTKVPDYAEWLSSIDFDCRTACLGNCSCKAYAYDVGIGCMLWSGNLIDIQRFSMGGTDLYIRVPSSELDEQKKKNHASVIIAVTVSAVGTIGILICAFILWKRRTAIGERANFRIPTISNTKYPSKVKLPELSQFEFEKLAIATNNFHLDNKLGQGGFGLVYRGTLEDGLEVAVKRLSRASYQGLEEFMNEVLVISKLQHRNLVRLLGCCVEGDEKILVYEYMPNKSLDAYLFDSCMQVLNWEKRFHIIEGIARGLLYLHRDSRLRIIHRDLKLSNILLDEELNPKISDFGMAKIFCHTENEANTMRVVGTYGYMSPEYAMEGLFSEKSDVFSFGVLLLEIVSRRKNTKFYEDAASLSLLGFAWKLWNADNIPPLIDPEILNPICNEDIKRCIHIGLLCVQELARDRPTMTAVVSMLNSETVNLPSPKQPAFVQRQTLLDIESSMTSDGLCSINNVSLTNVQGR; translated from the exons ATGAAGATTAGCGCCAACAGGATCTCCGGCAAGAAAGTAAACATAACCTCGTGGAGAACTCCTCATGATCCATCCACTGGAGACTTCTCTGTGAGCCTTGAACGCCTTAGTATCCCTGAAGCGTTCATCTGGAGAGGGGAGAGTCAACCTCACTGGCGAAGTGGCCCATGGAACGGTCAAATATTTATTGGGATACCTGACATGACCGCAAATTATATTGACGGGTTCTACATGAGTGGCAAAGATGAAGAGAGCAACGGCACTTACTATCTTTCTTATAGCTATGTAAATCATAATCTAAGGATGTTCGCGTTGGGTGCTGATGGAAACTTAAATGAATACTACTGGGATTATTCAAAGAAGCAATGGTCCATGATGTGGTCTGTTATTAACACTGAGTGCGGTGTTTATGGCAAGTGTGGAGTATTTGCAAGTTGCGACCCTAAAACTTCACCTATCTGCACTTGTTTGAGAGGGTATGTTCCAAGGAATGCAGAGGAGTGGAACAAACAAAACTGGAGCAGCGGCTGTGTTAGGAAGACACCTGTGCAGTGTGAGAGTGAGAAagtcataaaaaataatagtagtgATGAATCGGTAGCAGTAGAAGATGGGTTTGTGAAGCTTCAGAATACCAAGGTTCCAGACTATGCTGAGTGGTTGTCTTCCATTGACTTTGACTGCAGAACTGCGTGTTTGGGGAACTGCTCTTGCAAAGCGTATGCTTATGATGTTGGAATTGGTTGTATGCTGTGGAGTGGAAACTTGATTGACATACAGAGATTCTCAATGGGAGGAACCGATCTTTATATACGTGTTCCCTCTTCTGAGCTTG ATGAGCAGAAGAAGAAAAATCATGCCTCAGTGATCATTGCAGTTACAGTCTCAGCAGTAGGAACTATTGGGATTTTGATTTGCGCGTTTATCCTGTGGAAAAGAAGAACTGCAATAGGAG AGAGAGCAAATTTCAGAATACCTACAATAAGCAACACAAAATACCCAAGCAAAGTCAAACTCCCGGAGCTTTCCCAATTTGAGTTTGAAAAGCTTGCAATTGCAACAAACAACTTTCACTTAGATAATAAGCTGGGGCAAGGAGGATTTGGACTAGTATACAGG GGAACATTGGAAGATGGACTAGAAGTAGCAGTTAAAAGACTTTCAAGAGCTTCATATCAAGGACTAGAAGAATTTATGAATGAGGTTCTAGTAATATCAAAACTTCAGCACCGTAATCTTGTTAGACTTCTTGGATGTTGTGTAGAAGGAGATGAGAAGATTTTGGTGTATGAATACATGCCAAATAAAAGTTTAGATGCATATCTGTTTG ATTCATGTATGCAAGTATTAAATTGGGAAAAACGTTTTCATATTATTGAAGGAATAGCTCGAGGTTTACTTTATCTTCACAGAGACTCTCGACTAAGAATTATCCATAGAGATTTGAAGCTAAGCAATATATTACTTGACGAAGAGCTAAATCCAAAGATTTCAGATTTTGGTATGGCAAAGATTTTTTGCCACACTGAAAATGAGGCAAATACTATGAGAGTTGTTGGAACATA TGGTTATATGTCACCAGAATATGCTATGGAAGGACTATTTTCAGAGAAATCTGATGTATTCAGCTTTGGtgttttactactagaaattgtCAGTAGAAGAAAGAACACTAAATTTTATGAAGATGCAGCATCATTGAGTCTTTTAGGATTT GCATGGAAATTGTGGAATGCTGATAACATTCCACCTCTGATAGATCCAGAGATATTAAATCCGATCTGCAATGAAGATATAAAGAGGTGCATACATATTGGTCTTTTGTGTGTACAAGAACTTGCAAGAGATAGGCCTACAATGACTGCAGTGGTTTCAATGCTTAATAGTGAGACTGTTAATCTTCCTTCTCCCAAGCAGCCAGCATTCGTGCAGAGGCAGACTCTGCTGGATATAGAGTCTTCTATGACAAGTGATGGATTATGCTCCATTAATAATGTGAGCCTAACAAATGTCCAAGGAAGATAA